A region from the Metopolophium dirhodum isolate CAU chromosome 9, ASM1992520v1, whole genome shotgun sequence genome encodes:
- the LOC132952421 gene encoding uncharacterized protein LOC132952421 has translation MFLQAAEWWLTTAARLVNVECGMSAPASSATAFTIKRLVIEYGKRSDAELGSLSISGAVSYTTVLNAFVHPNVYRLAILYKLVFRRSDMADVVESLECLINRCVEVIPVVLLMAHSHRQLSDWMFVSEMDLRSRRVTETRAELQDAGARQSLVRFDRLVTDRAGVLCKKERVLCS, from the exons atgtttttgcaGGCAGCAGAATGGTGGCTGACTACCGCTGCCAGACTGGTGAACGTTGAATGCGGGATGAGTGCACCTGCATCATCCGCTACGGCGTTCACCATAAAGCGGCTGGTAATCGAGTACGGTAAACGTAGTGACGCTGAGTTGGGTAGCCTGTCAATATCCGGGGCAGTTAGCTACACGACCGTACTCAATGCATTTGTGCATCCTAATGTGTACAGGCTGGCCATCCTGTACAAATTAGTCTTTCGGCGGTCCGACATGGCGGACGTAGTCGAAAGCTTGGAGTGTCTCATCAACCGGTGTGTGGAGGTCATACCAGTTGTTCTGCTGATGGCACACTCCCATCGCCagtt AAGCGACTGGATGTTTGTGTCAGAGATGGACCTTCGCTCTCGTAGAGTGACCGAAACTCGGGCCGAACTGCAAGACGCTGGTGCACGTCAGTCACTAGTCCGGTttg aTAGATTGGTGACTGACCGAGCAGGCGTATTATGCAAAAAGGAAAGAGTACTATGCAGCTAA
- the LOC132952420 gene encoding uncharacterized protein LOC132952420, with protein MDQGPSTSIAGQDFGGFVDEPVSESQPLPITGNSNDEQTNPRPGFTALTLDDVNKMKPVEVDVDSIVYGFSSLQAYKPSMPFDVNITGNCVPCKNIKLLQGIFGVLRKTYSHVEFTLGGDPPIRVLVSIPTGLRSSEVTSDTSEDEFDVEEVVHYDYRKYFLDTILGPAILKLDSDCRSIRKGSGNPFTSKWHLHPADWPKLALEVERLTTEAGTFGLFLFYVALHGLQLPQDAALNIIGRYIDPYRATIVIVQCYFAVEFTMRSSVKAVLVDRRVAQALLSGVKFYPGLGVYDYGYFTADRVGLPHQHLLPMCRYVQAYNPAVHILRRGLSDTSVFTWLLLGGDSCRESSMASLRPIGNCAAQFIAAFRAFLRDAVRGSGVRFECVVSGDTSCAVLSLMATYGTRMSEFCLTNGLLVCSTKDWPYHVKSLMLDTLSRLVDLVEEFQTAHFHNRLLASVFDCEMMLRFFAFGEARDLDYNRVSIIFPCRQIFPVAGGRVGGTTMVSSGMIPHWPEISTDYCRVRFSVMYQLDRSLG; from the exons ATGGACCAAGGACCCtca aCTAGTATAGCAGGCCAAGATTTTGGAGGTTTTGTTGATGAACCCGTGAGC gAATCTCAGCCTCTACCGATTACCGGTAACTCAAACGATGAACAAACAAATCCGCGACCTGGG tttaccgCACTGACGCTTGACGACGTCAATAAAATGAAGCCGGTCGAGGTTGACGTTGATAGCATCGTGTACGGGTTCTCCTCGCTTCAAGCGTATAAACCCAGCATGCCATTCGATGTGAACATCACCGGCAACTGTGTTCCATGCAAAAACATCAAATTGCTGCAGGGGATATTTGGTGTGTTGCGGAAGA ccTATTCTCACGTCGAGTTTACTCTAGGGGGTGACCCACCCATTAGGGTATTGGTTAGCATCCCGACGGGACTTCGCTCCTCCGAAGTGACCTCGGACACCTCGGAGGACGAGTTTGACGTAGAGGAGGTCGTCCATTACGATTACCGAAAGTACTTCCTCGACACAATTCTGGGCCCAGCTATCCTCAAGTTGGATTCAGACTGTCGTAGTATAAGGAAGGGGTCCGGCAATCCATTCACAAGTAAGTGGCACCTCCACCCCGCCGACTGGCCGAAGTTGGCATTAGAGGTGGAGCGGTTGACCACCGAAGCCGGCACGTTTGGCCTTTTTTT GTTTTATGTGGCGCTCCATGGTTTGCAGCTGCCACAGGATGCTGCCCTTAACATTATTGGCCGGTACATTGACCCTTACCGCGCCACTATCGTTATTGTTCAATGCTATTTTGCCGTTGAATTTACGATGAGGTCGTCGGTGAAGGCCGTGCTAGTGGACCGTCGTGTAGCCCAGGCGTTGCTCAGTGGGGTCAAATTTTACCCTGGTCTGGGGGTGTACGACTATGGGTATTTTACAGCCGATCGAGTTGGTCTACCCCatcaa CACCTTCTCCCCATGTGCCGGTACGTGCAGGCTTACAACCCGGCCGTACACATCCTTCGCCGTGGCCTGAGTGATACGTCCGTGTTCACGTGGCTGTTGTTGGGCGGTGATAGTTGTCGGGAAAGCTCAATGGCTTCCCTACGGCCTATCGGCAATTGTGCCGCCCAATTCATCGCCGCGTTCAGGGCGTTTCTGCGGGACGCCGTGCGGGGCTCGGGCGTTCGTTTCGAGTGTGTGGTCAGTGGTGACACGTCGTGTGCGGTGTTGTCGCTGATGGCCACATACGGAACTCGGATGTCCGAGTTTTGTCTTACAAATGGGTTGCTTGTGTGTTCTACCAAGGATTGGCCTTACCATGTCAAATCCTTGATGTTGGACACACTGAGTCGGCTCGTGGACTTGGTGGAGGAATTTCAGACGGCCCACTTCCACAATCGT TTGCTGGCGAGCGTCTTTGACTGCGAGATGATGCTCCGGTTCTTTGCGTTTGGTGAGGCACGGGACCTGGACTATAATAGAGTGTCTATTATATTCCCATGTCGCCAAATATTCCCGGTGGCAGGAGGAAGAGTCGGCGGGACGACGATGGTTTCCTCCGGTATGATCCCTCACTGGCCGGAGATTTCAACCGACTATTGCCGTGTCAGATTTTCGGTCATGTACCAGTTGGATCGTTCGTTAGGGTGA